In a single window of the Antedon mediterranea chromosome 1, ecAntMedi1.1, whole genome shotgun sequence genome:
- the LOC140059354 gene encoding inward rectifier potassium channel 2-like: MADTRFSSEGRNHIEAKNYRNHASSNHHQIIPIKKEETWKRLVEKNGHCNVTPSIRANLRRYAVDLFTTSVDMPWRYNLIMVILGFFLNWFLFGCIYYAIAFNRGDFDNLENQEWKPCFRNFKNWKSAFMFSIETQTTIGYGFRCPTEECGEAMFFLVFQTIWSNLLEAFIIGSFIAKFSRPKLRAKTIMFSKTACITMKDGRLIFQFRLGDLRKSPIVEGHIRLQMVKHHITKEGCYVPFHVFDINIGHEYGLDRIFLVWPIEIAHEINEESPLYEYSKETLLESDFEIIAILEGIVEATGTTTQVRTSYLPNEIEWGYDFKAVISEKNGVMDVNLDNFHRTLITNTSTLSAKQLCDSFVDSLDENVKHSDNQSETDNEECENKETRIGRKKLEIESSL; this comes from the coding sequence atggcagACACACGATTTTCAAGTGAAGGAAGAAATCATATTGAAGCCAAAAATTACAGGAACCATGCTAGTTCAAATCATCATCAGATTATTCCAATTAAAAAGGAAGAGACTTGGAAACGTCTGGTAGAAAAAAATGGACACTGTAACGTTACCCCATCAATCCGCGCAAACTTAAGGCGATATGCTGTAGACCTGTTTACAACTTCTGTGGATATGCCATGGCGATACAACCTCATTATGGTGATTCTTGGTTTTTTTCTTAACTGGTTTTTGTTTGGTTGCATTTACTATGCCATAGCATTTAATAGAGGTGATTTTGACAATCTTGAAAATCAAGAATGGAAACCCTGTTTTCGTAACTTTAAAAACTGGAAATCTGCGTTCATGTTTAGCATTGAAACACAAACTACTATTGGCTACGGTTTTCGTTGTCCCACCGAGGAATGCGGAGAGGCtatgttttttcttgtttttcaaACCATTTGGTCCAACCTGTTAGAGGCCTTTATTATAGGTAGTTTTATTGCCAAATTTTCTCGTCCGAAGTTAAGAGCAAAAACAATCATGTTCAGTAAAACAGCATGTATTACAATGAAGGATGGTAGACTAATTTTTCAATTTCGACTTGGTGATCTTCGAAAAAGTCCAATTGTAGAAGGCCACATTCGATTGCAGATGGTGAAACATCACATAACTAAAGAGGGCTGTTATGTaccatttcatgtttttgacatTAATATCGGGCATGAATATGGCTTAGACCGGATCTTTCTTGTGTGGCCAATTGAAATAGCTCatgaaataaatgaagaaaGCCCATTATATGAATACAGTAAAGAAACTTTGTTAGAGTCAGATTTTGAAATCATTGCAATTCTGGAAGGGATAGTCGAGGCAACTGGTACTACAACGCAAGTAAGAACTTCTTATTTACCAAATGAGATTGAATGGGGCTATGATTTCAAAGCAGTTATTTCCGAGAAAAATGGAGTAATGGATGTTAATCTTGATAATTTTCATCGCACTTTAATCACAAACACAAGTACATTAAGTGCAAAACAATTGTGTGACAGTTTTGTTGATTCTTTGGACGAAAATGTGAAACATAGTGACAACCAGAGTGAAACAGACAACGAAGAATGTGAAAACAAAGAAACTCGCATTGGAAGGAAAAAATTGGAAATTGAATCATCTTTATAA